A genomic region of Nymphaea colorata isolate Beijing-Zhang1983 chromosome 2, ASM883128v2, whole genome shotgun sequence contains the following coding sequences:
- the LOC116248227 gene encoding 30S ribosomal protein S17, chloroplastic, translating to MFLLSPPTSLRLPSLKPLKSSSFLHGSLPLPLLNQPSTSSFPAAPPPPSFLPIKAMKKLQGKVVCSTNDKTVAVEVTRIYAHPKYKRRIKSKKKYQAHDPLNQFKVGDIVQLEKSRPISKTKSFLAVPVAPKNKPKSPEAVPEELGLPLEPARS from the coding sequence ATGTTTCTCCTCTCCCCTCCCACGTCCCTTCGCCTTCCGTCTCTGAAGCCCCTCAagtcctcctccttcctccatGGATCCCTTCCTCTCCCCCTTCTCAACCAGCCCTCCACCTCTTCCTTTCCGGCTGCGCCACCACCGCCATCCTTCCTCCCCATCAAGGCCATGAAGAAGCTGCAAGGCAAGGTGGTCTGCTCCACCAACGACAAGACCGTGGCCGTGGAGGTGACGAGGATCTACGCCCACCCCAAGTACAAGCGCAGGATCAAGAGCAAGAAGAAGTATCAGGCGCACGACCCACTTAACCAGTTCAAAGTGGGAGATATCGTCCAGCTCGAGAAGAGCAGACCCATCAGCAAGACCAAGTCGTTCCTCGCCGTCCCCGTTGCCCCCAAGAACAAGCCTAAGTCGCCGGAAGCAGTGCCAGAGGAGCTAGGCCTCCCTCTGGAGCCCGCTCGGTCATAG
- the LOC116249011 gene encoding uncharacterized protein LOC116249011: MAWSNRYCCSSSRSLHSEIRSREINGFRVRKRPYVQGGESDSGGRGAGILAIDHDDAPSPPLALSFGKTLRSGHLLAVADEDGFIALYDTRRPLPSSRFPIEQPVEAKVSEWSAHSNAVFNTCWAKEDSVLMTASGDQTIRAWNVETTQLLDVMWGHSGSIKTLCSHPLNPDLLVSGSRDGCVALWDRRCNSISRKVLGKPCLMPIAVIHNAHPPKDYHTRPTVMFNNPNTCTKRKSSKQAKTASKSITSVLYLKDGLSIASGGAVDSVIKFWDSRNLKTNTAQAQPHIETYSVKKKGAHGVTCLSQVLDGSSLAASCMDSRIYLYNVLQPDKGPVKTFSGHLIESFYVKSAISHDGAHLLSGSTDGHAYVWQVDEPEAAPVMLEGHEAEVTAVDWCPSEIGKIATAADDYTVRIWRSKTGSYLNHKSASVTRTEATCSSLEYGQLCGDVPSTEQTESPQTSPAHCSPPDSTNLQALTPEATVKMSSFQSFMEEARLQKTSEDNMTSPSSVLNPPSSLKRRRTIRDYFVAAS; the protein is encoded by the exons ATGGCGTGGTCGAATCGCTATTGCTGTTCTTCTTCCCGTTCCCTTCACAGTGAGATCAGGAGCAGAGAGATCAATGGATTCAGAG TGCGGAAGAGGCCGTATGTGCAGGGGGGAGAATCGGATTCTGGTGGCAGAGGTGCAGGGATATTGGCGATCGACCACGACGATGCGCCCAGTCCGCCCCTTGCCCTTTCCTTTGGCAAG ACTCTGAGAAGTGGGCacctccttgctgtggctgatGAAGATGGATTCATCGCTTTGTATGATACTCGGCGTCCGCTTCCTTCATCCCGATTTCCCATTGAACAACCAG TTGAAGCAAAGGTGTCCGAGTGGTCGGCTCATTCTAATGCTGTTTTCAATACTTGCTGGGCAAAG GAGGATTCTGTGCTCATGACAGCTTCAGGAGATCAAACG ATAAGGGCATGGAATGTGGAGACAACGCAACTTCTTGATGTAATGTGGGGCCATTCGGGCAGTATAAAGACGCTGTGCTCGCACCCACTGAATCCTG ATCTTCTGGTATCTGGTTCAAGGGATGGATGCGTTGCGCTTTGGGACAGACGTTGTAACTCAATTTCGAGAAAAGTCCTCGGCAAACCCTGTTTGAT GCCAATTGCCGTGATCCACAATGCGCATCCTCCTAAAGACTACCATACAAG GCCAACTGTCATGTTCAATAATCCAAATACTTGCACCAAAAGAAAATCTAGCAAGCAAGCCAAG ACAGCATCCAAAAGCATAACGTCGGTTCTTTATCTTAAAGATGGATTATCAATCGCTAGCGGAGGGGCTGTTGACAG TGTCATAAAATTCTGGGATTCTCGTAATCTGAAGACCAACACAGCTCAAGCTCAACCCCATATCGAGACATATAGCGTAAAG AAGAAAGGAGCGCATGGAGTTACGTGCTTGTCTCAAGTCCTAGATGGCAGCTCTCTTGCGGCTTCCTGCATGGATAGTAG GATTTACTTGTACAATGTGCTTCAACCAGATAAAGGACCAGTAAAAACTTTTTCAGGCCACCTGATAGAGTCGTTCTATGTAAAG TCTGCTATAAGTCATGACGGTGCTCACTTGCTCAGCGGTTCCACAGATGGTCATGCCTATGTGTGGCAG GTGGATGAGCCTGAGGCTGCACCTGTGATGCTGGAAGGCCACGAAGCAGAAGTCACGGCCGTAGATTG GTGTCCCTCGGAGATTGGGAAAATTGCTACTGCTGCTGATGATTACACG GTTCGAATCTGGAGGAGTAAGACTGGCAGTTATTTGAATCATAAATCGGCTTCTGTCACTCGAACAGAAGCTACATGTTCTAGCCTTGAATATGGACAACTGTGTGGTGATGTCCCCTCAACTGAGCAAACAGAATCACCGCAAACTTCACCTGCCCATTGCTCTCCACCTGACTCTACCAACCTTCAGGCGTTGACTCCGGAAGCAACAGTAAAGATGAGCTCTTTTCAATCTTTTATGGAAGAGGCACGGTTGCAGAAGACCTCAGAAGACAATATGACGAGCCCGTCCTCTGTTTTGAACCCACCTTCCTCCTTGAAAAGGAGGAGGACCATTCGAGATTATTTTGTTGCCGCTTCCTGA
- the LOC116246780 gene encoding glycerol-3-phosphate acyltransferase 1-like, with amino-acid sequence MVPATGFLRLVDLVQILANSYYRAARKIRAPSLQARAAGSRMQPAELPYPSVTKCGRTGHAVVCDINGCLLRSSTSFFPYFMLVAFEGGSILRALLLLVAYPFLHFLNHDAGMRAMVFISFCGLKLEDVQTVARAVLPKFFLQELHLQAYEVVAAAKKKVVITSVPRVLVEGFLREYLNVDVVVGTELQMVRGRFTGFLTTSGLPVKDKALKEIFGDSKPDVGLGSTSSEDQHLLTLCKEAYVVYRQDEKNGLPSSIMAREKYPKPLVFHDGRLAFLPTPMASLIMFLWLPFAFPLAIFRIVIGISLPMKFARAIAAMDGVQIRVKGLDRVDRNAQKGVLYVCSHRTLLDPVILSSALQKPLSAVTYSVSRTSEILSPIKTVRLTRNRERDAETMNRLLKEGDLVVCPEGTTCREPYLLRFSSLFAELADDIVPVAMNTSVSMFYGTTASGFKCLDPLFFMMNPSPVYEVEILGLLPREMTCAGGKSSWDVANFIQKQMADALGFECTKLTRRDKYLMLAGNEGIVPQKK; translated from the exons ATGGTTCCTGCAACAGGCTTTCTCAGGCTGGTGGACTTGGTCCAGATTCTGGCCAACTCCTACTATAGGGCAGCCAGAAAGATCAGAGCACCCAGTTTGCAGGCGAGGGCTGCAGGTTCTAGGATGCAGCCCGCCGAGCTTCCATACCCATCTGTGACCAAGTGTGGCAGGACAGGCCACGCAGTTGTCTGCGACATCAATGGCTGCCTCTTGAGAtcatcaacctctttcttcccTTACTTCATGTTGGTTGCCTTTGAGGGTGGCAGCATTCTTAGAGCCCTCCTGCTCTTGGTAGCTTACCCTTTTCTGCATTTCTTGAACCATGACGCTGGTATGAGGGCCATGGTCTTCATCTCCTTCTGTGGCCTGAAGCTGGAGGATGTTCAGACGGTGGCAAGGGCTGTCCTGCCCAAGTTCTTCTTGCAGGAGCTTCACCTTCAGGCTTATGAGGTGGTGGCTGCCGCCAAGAAGAAGGTGGTGATAACGAGCGTGCCGAGAGTTCTGGTGGAAGGCTTCCTCAGGGAGTACTTAAATGTGGATGTTGTGGTTGGAACAGAACTGCAGATGGTAAGGGGTCGGTTTACTGGTTTTCTAACTACTTCAGGCCTGCCTGTGAAGGACAAGGCATTGAAGGAGATCTTTGGAGATTCCAAACCTGATGTTGGTCTTGGAAGCACTAGCAGTGAAGACCAACATCTCTTGACTCTCTGCAAG GAAGCGTATGTGGTGTACAGGCAAGATGAGAAGAATGGCTTGCCTTCTTCAATCATGGCAAGAGAAAAGTATCCCAAGCCCCTGGTCTTCCATGATGGCAGACTGGCCTTTTTGCCTACCCCAATGGCCTCCTTGATCATGTTTCTATGGCTTCCTTTTGCCTTCCCGCTAGCCATCTTCAGAATCGTAATCGGGATCTCTCTCCCCATGAAGTTTGCTAGGGCGATAGCAGCCATGGATGGTGTGCAGATAAGAGTCAAGGGGCTTGACAGAGTAGACAGAAACGCCCAGAAGGGTGTTCTCTATGTCTGCTCACACAGGACTCTGCTGGACCCTGTGATCCTCAGCAGTGCACTGCAAAAACCACTGTCAGCGGTGACCTACAGCGTGAGCAGAACCTCTGAGATCCTCTCCCCCATCAAAACAGTGAGGCTAacaagaaacagagagagagatgcagagACCATGAACAGGCTGCTGAAGGAAGGGGACTTGGTGGTGTGCCCAGAGGGCACCACATGCAGAGAGCCCTACCTCCTGAGATTCAGCTCACTGTTTGCAGAACTGGCTGATGACATAGTGCCTGTGGCCATGAACACATCTGTGAGCATGTTCTATGGCACAACAGCCAGTGGGTTCAAGTGTTTGGACCCATTGTTCTTCATGATGAACCCTTCTCCTGTGTACGAAGTGGAGATATTGGGGTTGCTGCCTAGGGAGATGACATGCGCTGGTGGAAAGTCAAGCTGGGATGTGGCTAACTTCATACAGAAGCAGATGGCTGATGCCTTGGGATTTGAATGCACAAAGCTCACTAGAAGAGACAAGTATTTGATGTTGGCTGGAAACGAGGGCATTGTACCTCAGAAAAAGTAA